A DNA window from Blastocatellia bacterium contains the following coding sequences:
- a CDS encoding universal stress protein produces the protein MNFEAIGVFLFLTIVTLLGVFIWWQRHRRVVSESVKQAVRSVSAARRLLVPVKGTSYSDRAVELACRLGQAQKADIVLVSVIEVPLSLSLDAPLPEQERKAREALERSSQIVKLHHLRPIMVVRRDRDVAPGILAAVQEHQADLVVLGVNPRRITAGDSIGASIESVLKRAGIEVIVDMVPEPAQRELIVS, from the coding sequence GTGAACTTCGAAGCAATCGGCGTTTTCCTATTTTTGACAATCGTCACGCTGTTGGGTGTGTTCATCTGGTGGCAGCGGCATCGTCGCGTTGTTTCAGAGAGCGTGAAGCAGGCGGTGCGCAGCGTCAGCGCGGCTCGCCGATTGCTCGTTCCGGTCAAGGGGACGAGTTACAGTGATCGGGCTGTTGAGTTGGCGTGTCGCTTGGGTCAGGCGCAGAAAGCCGATATTGTGCTGGTCTCGGTGATCGAAGTGCCGCTCTCGCTCTCGCTCGATGCGCCGCTGCCGGAGCAAGAACGCAAGGCGCGTGAGGCACTGGAGCGAAGTAGTCAGATTGTGAAATTACACCATCTGCGTCCCATCATGGTGGTGCGCCGAGACCGCGATGTTGCGCCGGGGATTTTAGCCGCCGTTCAAGAGCATCAGGCCGATCTGGTTGTCCTCGGTGTGAACCCGCGACGGATCACGGCAGGGGATTCCATTGGAGCGAGCATCGAGTCAGTGTTGAAGCGAGCCGGCATCGAAGTCATCGTGGACATGGTACCGGAGCCAGCGCAGCGGGAGTTGATCGTTTCATGA
- a CDS encoding NAD-binding protein, producing the protein MRIVVIGYGRVGSRVIRALAIRDHILTLVDKDAVRLQSAVGLTNVKLVAGDATELNVQREAGVAEADVLLALTRDDNVNLLAAHVAREFFRVPQAIARVYEPSHAEVCADVHIATICPTLYAVDAIINRIDPSLPTVQSAGGSASAMFEARPLVQRDARFVLIVGGGKVGINLARSLHNSGHEIVLIEKDWARARHLEVSLETPVIQGDGSTVPVLEAGGAARARVLVAVTDSDPDNWVTCQLAKRIFGVPKTIARVTNPKNEEVFQRLGVDTTISSTGIIEQVIERELPTIRIRTLLQMQDGATQLIEYALGENSPAIGRRLREIGFPPDCNLVAVLRQGATIVPRGDTQLEAGDLIIALVRAEREEDFRQLLVGQ; encoded by the coding sequence ATGAGAATCGTCGTGATCGGCTATGGGCGCGTGGGCAGTCGTGTGATCCGCGCCTTGGCCATCCGAGACCACATTCTCACGTTGGTGGATAAAGACGCCGTTCGGCTGCAAAGCGCCGTTGGTCTGACCAACGTCAAGCTTGTTGCCGGTGACGCTACGGAGCTGAACGTTCAACGCGAAGCGGGCGTTGCAGAGGCAGACGTCTTACTGGCGTTGACCCGTGATGATAACGTCAATTTGCTGGCCGCGCATGTGGCGCGTGAGTTCTTCCGTGTGCCGCAAGCTATTGCCCGCGTCTATGAACCGAGTCATGCCGAAGTGTGCGCTGATGTTCATATCGCGACAATTTGTCCGACGCTTTATGCAGTTGATGCGATCATCAATCGGATTGACCCTTCACTCCCGACGGTTCAATCGGCAGGCGGATCAGCGTCTGCCATGTTTGAAGCGCGTCCTCTCGTGCAACGCGACGCACGTTTTGTGCTGATTGTCGGCGGCGGAAAAGTCGGTATCAATTTGGCGCGGTCGCTCCACAACAGCGGGCATGAGATCGTGCTCATTGAGAAAGATTGGGCGCGGGCGCGGCACTTGGAAGTGTCGTTGGAGACGCCCGTCATTCAGGGCGATGGCTCAACGGTGCCGGTCTTGGAAGCGGGCGGCGCGGCGCGCGCTCGCGTGCTGGTCGCTGTCACCGATAGCGACCCGGATAATTGGGTGACCTGTCAGTTGGCTAAACGCATCTTCGGCGTGCCAAAAACGATTGCGCGTGTCACCAATCCTAAGAATGAAGAAGTGTTCCAACGGCTCGGTGTGGACACGACCATTAGCTCGACAGGGATCATCGAACAAGTCATTGAGCGAGAATTGCCGACCATCAGGATTCGCACGTTGCTCCAGATGCAAGACGGCGCCACACAACTGATCGAGTACGCTTTGGGTGAGAACTCACCGGCTATTGGCCGCCGGCTCCGCGAGATTGGTTTCCCGCCCGATTGCAATTTGGTTGCTGTGCTGCGTCAGGGCGCGACCATTGTGCCGCGTGGTGACACGCAACTGGAAGCCGGCGATTTGATTATCGCGCTCGTTCGCGCTGAACGTGAGGAAGATTTTCGGCAGTTGCTCGTTGGGCAGTAG
- the prmA gene encoding 50S ribosomal protein L11 methyltransferase: protein MDQRRQSWWALRLTILPEVEEVVSAWLWEAGTIGISSEAHGGVLHLSAYFTAQQNVHRIQAGLRCALSQSEASVDSLIALTQHEVAEQDWLESWKKGYHATVVGQRLLIVPSWEANAEAHGRIVIEIDPGMAFGTGTHQTTQLCLIAIERYWRGGRFLDVGTGTGILAMAAAKLYPDACVVGIDTDPLAIEVARANLIRNQLDGKIQLQTGSIETVRGRRFDLIVANLTAEVIEELAVELIGLLAAGGRLILSGILVEQEKAVCCRLARAGIGFAQRCRLDEWIALVTRPFDAHGR from the coding sequence ATGGATCAGCGGCGTCAAAGCTGGTGGGCGCTGCGGCTCACCATCCTACCTGAGGTTGAGGAAGTTGTCTCGGCATGGTTGTGGGAAGCCGGGACCATCGGCATCTCATCGGAAGCACACGGCGGTGTTCTTCATCTGTCCGCTTATTTCACCGCTCAGCAGAATGTTCATCGCATCCAAGCCGGACTGAGGTGCGCGCTCTCTCAGTCTGAAGCATCGGTGGATTCACTGATCGCGCTCACCCAGCACGAAGTTGCCGAACAAGACTGGTTGGAGTCTTGGAAAAAAGGGTATCACGCGACTGTTGTTGGTCAACGTCTGCTCATCGTGCCCTCCTGGGAAGCCAATGCTGAAGCGCATGGTCGCATCGTCATTGAGATTGATCCTGGAATGGCCTTCGGCACGGGTACGCATCAAACGACCCAACTGTGTCTCATTGCCATTGAAAGATACTGGCGCGGTGGACGGTTTCTGGATGTCGGCACGGGAACGGGTATTCTGGCGATGGCGGCCGCCAAGCTCTACCCTGACGCCTGTGTGGTTGGCATTGACACTGATCCGCTGGCTATTGAAGTGGCGCGCGCCAACCTGATTCGCAACCAGCTTGACGGGAAAATCCAGTTGCAAACCGGAAGCATTGAAACTGTGCGGGGACGTCGCTTTGATTTGATCGTAGCTAATTTGACGGCTGAGGTGATCGAAGAGCTGGCCGTGGAGTTGATCGGTCTGCTGGCTGCTGGTGGGCGGCTGATTCTTTCAGGAATTCTCGTGGAGCAGGAAAAGGCTGTTTGTTGCCGCTTGGCGCGGGCTGGCATCGGTTTTGCCCAGCGATGTCGTTTAGATGAATGGATCGCTTTGGTGACCCGACCGTTTGATGCCCATGGCCGTTGA
- a CDS encoding carbon starvation protein A, producing the protein MNALPVMLGALCVLALAYRYYSAFLAAKVAALDDSRVTPAHTLNDGHNYVPTNKWVLFGHHFAAITGAGPLIGPTLAAQFGFVPGFLWLLIGVVLGGAVHDFIILFASVRRKGKSLAEIARMEIGPVAGATTAVAILFIIVIALAGLGLAVVNALRESSWGTFTIGVTIPLALFMGLYMYRFRKGKIAEGTAIGVVGLIAAVIIGKYIPDSSLGPYLTLNKDEITLAIAIYGFIASVLPVWMLLCPRDYLSSFMKIGTIAFLVLAVLIVNPTLHMPAFTQFVDGGGPIIPGKLFPFVFITVACGAISGFHSLIGSGTTPKMIDKESHIRPIGYGAMLIEGLVGITTITAASALYPADYFAINVEPAKFATLGMEPVNLSQLAREVGEQLEGRTGGAVSLAVGMAQIFTSLPGLKGLMSIWYHFAIMFEALFILTTIDTGTRVARFLVQEFLGKFYKPLERTDWMPGTVISSFLVCAAWSYFIFAGSISTIWPMFGIANQLLAAVALCVGTTVLINTGKLRYVWVTVLPLAFVATTTLTAGWLSILENFWPRGDFQGYLNSILTAIMMSCVFIILGNSLWKWYSVVWRDKTITPAPQPGVGD; encoded by the coding sequence ATGAATGCACTTCCGGTCATGCTTGGTGCTTTGTGCGTGTTGGCGCTAGCCTACCGCTACTATAGCGCCTTTCTGGCAGCCAAAGTGGCGGCGCTGGATGATTCGCGTGTGACACCCGCTCATACGCTGAACGATGGGCACAACTATGTGCCGACAAACAAGTGGGTCTTGTTTGGTCATCACTTTGCGGCGATCACCGGCGCCGGCCCGCTCATCGGGCCGACACTGGCAGCGCAGTTTGGTTTTGTGCCGGGCTTTCTCTGGTTGTTGATCGGTGTGGTGTTGGGCGGGGCTGTTCATGATTTCATTATTTTGTTTGCCTCGGTCAGGCGCAAAGGCAAATCATTAGCTGAAATCGCTCGCATGGAAATTGGTCCTGTGGCCGGTGCGACCACAGCCGTGGCGATCCTGTTCATCATCGTGATTGCGTTGGCAGGCTTGGGGCTGGCTGTGGTCAATGCGTTGCGTGAAAGCTCATGGGGTACGTTTACCATCGGTGTGACGATTCCGCTGGCCCTGTTTATGGGCCTTTACATGTACCGGTTTCGCAAAGGCAAAATTGCCGAAGGCACGGCCATCGGCGTGGTCGGATTGATCGCGGCCGTGATCATTGGCAAGTATATCCCGGACTCGTCGTTGGGTCCTTATCTGACACTGAACAAAGACGAGATCACATTGGCCATCGCCATTTACGGGTTCATTGCGTCGGTCTTGCCGGTGTGGATGTTATTATGTCCGCGTGATTACTTGAGTTCGTTCATGAAGATTGGAACGATTGCGTTTCTGGTGTTAGCCGTGTTGATTGTCAACCCGACGTTGCACATGCCGGCTTTCACCCAATTTGTGGATGGCGGTGGGCCGATTATTCCCGGCAAGTTGTTTCCCTTCGTGTTCATCACGGTGGCGTGTGGAGCCATCTCCGGTTTTCATTCGTTGATTGGTTCGGGCACCACGCCCAAGATGATTGACAAAGAATCGCACATCCGTCCGATTGGCTATGGCGCCATGTTGATCGAGGGCTTGGTTGGCATCACGACGATCACAGCCGCCAGCGCGCTCTATCCGGCCGATTATTTCGCAATCAATGTGGAGCCGGCCAAGTTTGCCACGCTGGGCATGGAGCCGGTCAATTTGTCCCAGCTCGCGCGTGAAGTTGGTGAGCAACTGGAAGGCCGCACGGGCGGCGCCGTTTCGTTGGCCGTCGGAATGGCTCAGATATTCACGTCGCTGCCCGGATTGAAAGGCTTGATGTCCATCTGGTATCACTTCGCCATCATGTTTGAAGCGTTGTTCATCCTGACGACCATTGATACAGGCACGCGGGTGGCTCGCTTCCTTGTGCAGGAGTTTTTGGGAAAATTCTATAAGCCACTGGAGCGGACTGATTGGATGCCGGGCACGGTGATTTCCAGCTTCCTGGTCTGCGCCGCATGGTCCTATTTCATCTTCGCCGGCAGCATCAGTACCATCTGGCCAATGTTCGGCATCGCCAATCAGCTTTTGGCCGCCGTGGCGTTGTGTGTTGGCACAACTGTGTTGATTAACACCGGCAAGCTGCGCTATGTATGGGTCACGGTCTTGCCGTTGGCGTTTGTGGCGACGACCACGCTGACGGCTGGGTGGTTGAGCATCCTGGAAAATTTCTGGCCGCGCGGCGATTTTCAAGGCTATCTCAATAGCATCCTCACCGCGATTATGATGAGCTGCGTGTTCATCATTCTTGGGAATTCACTGTGGAAGTGGTACTCGGTAGTATGGCGAGACAAGACGATCACTCCAGCCCCTCAGCCTGGAGTGGGTGATTAG
- a CDS encoding APC family permease, whose protein sequence is MAMALRRFFLGRPLATAHVVHERLTKVKALAVFSSDALSSVAYATEEILLVLVLAGTAALHLSIPIAIAIGLLLLILTICYWQTVHAYPMGGGAYIVAKHNLGTYPSLVAGAALLTDYILTVAVSIASGVAAITSAFPSLYPHRVALAVALIAMITLANLRGIRESSNIFALPTYLFIIGMFGLIATGLIKYTLYGLGPAPVADPPVATHALTTFLVLRAFASGCTALTGLEAIADGVPAFQKPESRNAGVTLLWMALILMTMFIGITTLSHLYGIVPQHGQTVVSQLARHVLGSGPLYYYVQAATAMILVLAANTSYADFPRLASFIARDRFLPRQLVNLGDRLVFSNGIIALGVLASLLIIAFDGDTHALIPLYAVGVFLSFTLSQSGMVMHWRKERSAGWAHRAAINGLGAFMSFVVLGVFATVKFTQGAWIVIILIPLLVLHFRSIHRHYEFVNARLTLGGFERPTHIRHVVIVPVSDIHRGVVLALTYAKTISSDVRAVYVDLNIELARALRERWKQWHADIPLVVLESPYRSIIQPLLDYIDAVKRDEQLDMVTVLLPEYVTPHWWQTLLHNQTALLIKGALLFKKGVIVISVPYHLEE, encoded by the coding sequence ATGGCCATGGCGCTGCGGCGATTCTTTCTAGGTCGCCCGTTGGCCACCGCTCACGTTGTTCATGAACGGTTGACCAAGGTCAAAGCGTTGGCCGTCTTCTCCTCAGACGCGCTCTCATCGGTCGCCTACGCCACCGAAGAGATTTTGCTGGTCCTGGTACTGGCCGGCACAGCCGCGCTTCATCTATCTATTCCAATTGCCATCGCCATTGGCCTGCTGCTGCTGATCCTGACAATCTGCTATTGGCAGACCGTCCACGCATATCCGATGGGCGGAGGAGCCTATATCGTCGCCAAGCACAATCTGGGCACATACCCCAGCTTGGTCGCCGGCGCCGCGCTGTTGACCGATTACATCTTGACAGTAGCCGTCAGCATCGCCTCCGGTGTTGCGGCCATCACCTCGGCGTTTCCCTCGCTTTACCCACACCGAGTCGCACTGGCCGTCGCTCTCATTGCGATGATTACATTGGCCAATCTGCGTGGCATCCGAGAATCGAGCAACATCTTTGCGCTTCCTACTTATTTGTTCATCATCGGTATGTTCGGGCTGATTGCAACAGGACTGATCAAATACACGCTATACGGACTTGGGCCAGCGCCAGTCGCTGACCCGCCTGTGGCCACACATGCGCTGACAACATTTTTAGTCCTACGGGCGTTCGCCTCTGGCTGCACGGCGTTGACTGGGCTGGAAGCTATTGCTGATGGCGTGCCCGCCTTCCAAAAACCTGAATCACGCAATGCCGGCGTGACCTTGTTGTGGATGGCGCTGATCCTGATGACCATGTTCATCGGTATCACCACGCTGTCACATCTGTATGGCATCGTCCCACAGCATGGCCAAACCGTCGTCTCGCAACTGGCGCGCCATGTGTTGGGCAGCGGCCCGTTGTATTACTACGTCCAGGCAGCCACGGCGATGATCCTTGTGCTGGCTGCTAACACCAGTTATGCCGATTTCCCGCGTCTGGCCTCGTTCATCGCACGGGACCGCTTCTTGCCACGACAACTGGTCAATCTGGGCGACCGACTGGTTTTTTCCAACGGCATCATCGCGCTCGGTGTGCTGGCCAGCCTGCTGATCATCGCCTTCGATGGTGACACCCATGCGTTAATCCCATTGTATGCTGTGGGCGTATTCCTTTCGTTCACGTTGTCACAATCGGGGATGGTCATGCACTGGCGCAAAGAACGCAGCGCGGGCTGGGCGCATCGAGCCGCTATCAATGGACTGGGAGCATTTATGTCCTTTGTGGTGCTCGGCGTGTTCGCCACCGTCAAGTTCACGCAGGGCGCTTGGATTGTGATCATCTTAATTCCGCTGCTAGTGCTCCATTTCCGCTCGATTCACCGACACTATGAATTTGTTAATGCGCGATTGACACTGGGCGGGTTCGAGAGACCTACGCATATCCGCCATGTTGTTATTGTGCCAGTTTCTGATATTCATCGAGGCGTTGTGTTGGCGCTGACGTATGCCAAGACGATTTCTTCTGATGTGCGGGCTGTCTACGTGGATTTGAATATCGAACTGGCCCGCGCTCTGCGCGAACGGTGGAAACAATGGCACGCTGACATCCCGTTGGTGGTGCTGGAATCGCCCTACCGATCCATCATCCAACCGCTGCTCGATTATATTGATGCGGTGAAGCGTGATGAGCAATTGGACATGGTGACGGTGCTTTTGCCGGAATATGTCACGCCGCACTGGTGGCAAACGCTGCTGCACAATCAAACAGCGCTCCTCATCAAGGGCGCTTTGTTATTCAAGAAAGGGGTGATCGTGATCAGCGTGCCGTACCACCTGGAAGAATGA